Genomic segment of Citrus sinensis cultivar Valencia sweet orange chromosome 7, DVS_A1.0, whole genome shotgun sequence:
CAATAATAATTCCAAAAGAAAAGCATTTAGAAGAAGCAGGAGacgaaatttatttttttggccaAGTCAAGTgtaatatttgtgtatttgATGTAGGGAGGTGGAtatgttacagattctgtaacatacgCCCCCCCACTCCATGCACTCCACGTGTCCCCGCATGTGGAAACAAAGCAAGCAAATGGCACCCTTGGGGAGCTGGCCAATCAAACGTGAGTATTTAGCAGCCAGATTTAATGTATGATTAAATATATTTCtcccttatattttatttgctaAAATTTAGATTTGTATCACTTACCGTAAATTTACCCACAAGCGCCATCCATTATGCTTTTTTCAGTGACTAATTCAAACCAAACCtagtaattaattacaaattacgAGAATAAGCACCGGGGAGGAACAAGGAGAGGAAGGTGAtgaagtttttcatttttattatacttGACTTGACTTCTTgtcataaaaaattcaacaaaggGGGCATATGTAAGTCGGAAAAGATTTGCatgctttgaaaattttgcatGCAAAAGCAAAACTAGTGAAAGAATGAGGAATTGGgatataattgttttattagcAAGTAGCAACAGGTGTCCTGCGGGCCACAGAAACGATTGTCGCCCTCGCTACTCCCTAAAGCAGCCAAAAGCAGCCAGAGTCCTCTTGCTTATCTAGATCACTGACTTTCCGTGCTTGTTCaactgaattaaaaataaaataataatcactcttatttttattttaaattacccATCATTTTGCACAACAAATTGAACCCTCATCTTTAAGTCTCACatttatgttgaaaataatatttattcataataGTTACAGAAAGATCATGGAAAcaactataaaattatatgattataatatatttttttgattaacTATAACATCTTATAGCATTGatgtattttttctttttttttttcaaaaacaaatataacacCAGATGGTGTTAATACATATCCTGCtgtcatttgaaaattatttttagataaatatcaatactctttataaaaatacttattGGCCCAATTTTATTGTTGCCTTGACATTATGAAATGACTAAAGTATTATGCGTTGGCATGTGTTGGagcaacaataaaataaaacattttaatatattgccacgtcatctttttaaaaaataataaaaaactaaaaatatccAAACAAACTGCTACTCATAAAACACAAGATATTTTCAGTCAAACTCGCCTGCAGTCTCAGTATAAACtacatttgtttatttgaacGAGAGTTGCAGTCGCTGCCTGGAGAAGGTGTCAGAAATTAGAATCAGGTCAAATTTGGTGAGTCTAGTGGCAAGTGaggtgaaaaaaatatatataataaagaagACAAAATAGAATATTGAccattcattttattattgtcatgtgctacttattaatttcttaaaagtaaaaaaaaaaatatggagaTAAAAGTTGTTAATGGCTAACAACACTCAAGCCCGATGATACATTTTTTGATATGCCatatgtaatattataaatctaagaaaatatagaagattattaataataataataataagaaagtggttcataaatttaaatccatctaaaataaataaaagtctaaaatcatgcaataattatttaattagattaatCGATGGTTTCTTACATCAACTTTGAGGGAGAGAGTTTAAGTCTCCTCAGTAATTATAAGCgtttatattctttaatttttttttattcaacttTCTCAATTGCACTTTTTACTTTAGGGCTTATATTATATTGGTATTCATGAGTTTATCTGTGTTGGATTTtaatcaagtttttttttatgatattctTTTCTATTAGATTTCcaaatcttatatttattCGACTTTAGTGAGTATTTTTACGGACTTATATGTAAATTgcatattatataataataaaaataatagattcTGTTCATTACagcattatttttaaactcaagccatcttattattattattacaataatatgacaaaattcaaacccCAAGCCTCTGATTTACTGTTGagggattttaaatttacatcGCGCTTCGCCTTTAAATTTTCCACCAAACCTTAAATGAACTCAACAACACTTTTACCAGCACGTGTCAATTTCAGGTCCCATGTTTTGCAATTATCAACCCGCTTGCGTTTCTATGAACCTGCAGTTGTTACCTAATATGACCACTAACTGGTCTTTTATTTGAGGcaatttaattctattttgtatttatttaaccTGCTAATTCCGGGACAAGTGGCTAATCATGATCTCTTTATTCTTTTGTGCGGGTGCTTCTACGTCATTAGATCAACCTCAGTAGAATCTAATGGTACTCTTGGCAACGAGCAAAACGTTAAGTCAGTTCTTAGTTGCCCCAAAGGCAACATAGTCTTCGCGTATCTTGAAACTGTTTAGCTTTCAATCATATATTCATGTCTTTGGGATTTAGTCAGACTTGTTTTCAAGTAACTTCTTTTAATTGACGATccgaattttaattttgagagaagtaGGGGTCGAAAAGTATGTTTGGGTTTTGTCTGCcctatttcttcttcatttttttttatagaaaagaaTTATGTATCATAGATGAGTTTACTATAAATCTgagaaaacaataatgatataaataatGTTAGAGATCTTAATAGTCGATTCTAAATTTGAATTCTAAtgattaaagtatttttttattagatgctacagtattaattttatccttataaacTTCATTTTCTAGTAAATGAATAACACATAATAGTTGCAACTCAAGTTGAGACTCAACTATAGAAATTTTTAAGATGATTGTAATGAAAGATTAGTCATGAAGagatttttcagtttttaattttaatggagTTAAGGGATTTGATTTTAGAAtagtgtgaaaaaaaaaatttaagccataagagagagagagtgtgtaTATAACCCTAATTTCTCCAATTTAAATTTGTGTGGTTAACTAGAGagagttaaattaaaaatcactCGTTGAAGCTGAAAGGATTAAGCTAGTGGAGTAAATAAAGTGAGAAATTTACAAGAGagatttattcaattaaaaaaaaattggattatTTGCTGGAAACTGGAATTACTTTGGGCCAACTAGTAATGTTCAACAATTTGGAATAGCCTTtcccaaaaaccaaaaaaaaaaaaaaaacttggatTAGTCAAATGGATGAGGGAGGCTTTAGCAGTATATATATGGAGTACTGGAGGACTAATTGCCAGACAAACAAAATGGCTGTTGAGCTTATCTTCATCCTTTTATCTCTCCCAATCTttctattatttcttttccaaaaacacaaaaagacCTTCCCACCAGGCCCCCAAGGTCTCCCGATAATTGGTAACATACACCAATACGATACCTCGAATCCTCCACGCTATTTGTGGGAACTGTCGAAAAAATATGGCCCCCTCATGTGTCTTCATTTTGGTTCTTTACCAACCCTAATAATTTCTTCAGCCAAAATGGCTAAAGAAGTCATGAAAACCAATGATCTTCAATTCTCTGGGAGGCCAAATCTGACAGGCCAGAAAGCGTTTTCGTACAAACACATAGATGTGGCTTTTACGCCATATAGCAATTACTGGAGAGAGATGAGGAAAATATGTGTCATCCATTTGTTTAACGCTAATCGGCTGCACCAGTTTCGTCCTGTTAGAGAAAATGAGGTTTCCCGTATGATTGAAAAAATATCCAAATCGGCAAGTGCTTCAGAACCGGCGAACTTAAGTGAAATAATAATGTCTCTTTTATGTAACCTTATTTGCAGAATTGCCTTTAGCAAGAGGTGCGAAGACGATGACGGCCAAGTTGAAAGGGTTGGAAACAAAACCAGATTCCATCATATTCTGGCTGAAACTCAGGCCATGGCAGGGAGCTTCttcttttcagatttttttcctttcatgggTTGGGTCGATACACTCACAGGAAAAAATCGTCGCCTTAAAAAGGCTTTTGAAGATTCTGATAAGTTCTATCAAGAGCTTGTTGACGAGCATTTAGATCCAAACCGGCCAAAAGTTGATCAGCAGCAAGAGGATATAATTGATGTTTTACTTCGAATTCGAAAAAATTCTGAGACTAAAATTGATCTGACTTGGAAACATATCAAAGCAGTGCTTATGGTAATTAATCTAGTTTTTTCATTCAGCTTAGTTATTAAAGTTTGTGGTTGTTTCTATCAGCATTCTGTCAAATTTATTCTGTCTGAAAATCATTActcatataattttatcctcGTACACCTCTCAGGACGTATTTGTTGCTGGCACGGACACGAGCGTAGCCACTCTTGTTTGGTCCATGACCAACCTAATGAGGAATCCCGCAACGATGAAGAAGGCTCAAGAAGAAGTTAGAAGTGTGGCAAAAAACAAAGGGTTTGTAGATGAAGACGACCTTGAGACATTACAGTATCTTAAGGCTGTTTTGAAAGAGACATTCAGGTTGCAACCGCCGGTTCCGTTGATCCCAAGATCAACAGCAGAAGAGTGCGTTGTTGATGGTTATAAAATAGAAGCTAAGACGCTCGCTTACGTAAATACATTGGCAATAGGAAGGGACAGTGAAGTATGGGATAAACCTGACGAATTCATTCCTGAGAGGTTTATGGGAACAGATTGTGTTGATTTTCAAGGACAGCACTTTGAACTGCTGCCATTTGGTAGCGGCAGAAGAATTTGTCCGGGAATATCAATGGCAATGCGCACTTTGGAGCTTGCACTTGCCAATCTTCTTTACAAATTTGACTGGAAAATGCCAGATGGGATGAAGAATGAAGATTTGGATTATGATATTCTACCCGGTGTAGCCATGCACAAGAAGATTCCACTCAAGCTTATGGCCACCAAATTTATATGATACTCATGATTTGGAAGGTTTAGTTTGGTGTTTGATATaacaaatcaataaatttgtaaGGCTCGCGTATGCATGCATGCGCGCTTTTCCTTTACTGAATCggaataagaaaatgaaaattgtttgaaaaagaaaggccTAAATGGGGTTCAATGTCTTAATGTTAATGTATAGAAAAGAGTTTTTCGTCAGTCAAAAGTCTTTGTCATCTTTTGTAATAATGAGTCTGGTCAACGTTTTTCTTGCAGTAAGTTCAGTCCAAgtcaaatattatttgttgaaaGTGATTGGAAGTCCGTAATTTAGAGTATTTGAGTCTTTCCTATTTTAATGAGGTGTGGTGCCATTGATTGTTTAGTGGGATAAGCTCAAATAGTAATACTTTACAATCAGGGAAATATCTTGGTATTCGATTGATCTCCGTcgtattttaaatataatactatttcaaaaaattttttaattggattatttataaaattaatgatatttatCCATACAGGCCATAATAGCACAAAAAACTTAATGTATAGTGTTGTTTTAGCTAAtgaaacaatcaaataaacacAGCCAAGCATTAAATAATctaataaaatacattaataaccttaattaaattttcctcttaatcattaaaaaattctatcaAAATCCTCCGAATTAACACCATTTGGCCAATACCCAGATAATAAAAAgcctcaatttttttattgaagtaataaattaactaaacaataaaaagtgTAGAAATTTACCTCTCCTCGTGAAAGCTTGAAGAAACGGCAAGAGAGGATTGGATGAGTGGAAACAGTGATTTGGACTAATTAGGAATTTGGGGATTTTTTACAATTCTTTATCATTTAAACGAGAAAAGCTCAAAACACATAAAGctataaaatgttaatatgtgatattttgatatttttaaaatttagaagagGCTTTTTTGGTGTTTCAAATCAGTAATCGgcgaaatttaaaaaagtacttgaaatttttcaaaagcccaGCAGGGTCCATGTCATTAGGTATAATTACCTAGCATGTTGCACTCGcataactaaataattcaATGGGTTAGTTAAGTTACAAACATCTTTCACatctttattattaactttgataataatttatttttcaagtatTTATATATTGATTGATACATAAAATATTGGGAATGACAATGGGCCGGGTTAGGCTCGGCCTTAGATAACACAAATAAAGGGTCTAAGGCAGACAAAAACCTAATTGTTTCACCTTTAGgttgagcaaattgagttAGGGCTGGACTCGGCCTTTGTCTGAGTatgaccaattttttttttaattttttaatagttaaatcatttaaatttacCTCCcctaatatattaaaatttaaacctTTAAAACATGTTTAAAGTAAATTGAAGTTGAGGGCAACAATTAACACAAATTGccctagttttttttttttgatgaaacTGGATATTCATTAAGAAGAAGTACCAAACAAATCAGCAAATAAGAATGAAGGTGGAACAGATCTCCACTCTTCATGACCTGACAAAGAATTCCCTGCCTGAGCTACAGAGTGGGCAGCGGAATTCGCAGATCGCCTaacaaatgagaaagaaaCATATCGAATAGAATTAGACAAAGCACAACAGTCTTCAATAATAAGACTAAAACTACTAGGACCTGAGAGGTTATCCACTAGTGCATTGTACACACTTAAGCAATCCATCTCAATGATAATATTGAACAGCTGTAATTGCTTAATCCAACTAAGGGCCTCTCGAACACCAAGGGCTTCAGGATCACGCGAATTAAACAAATTGCCCTAGttaaatacaagaaaaagtaTATAATGTGCAACATAAACACTATAGAAGTAAAGTTTACTGCTAATTTGTTCAAATAACTCTAATCACCATAAATCATCTCTATGATCACGTAAACTCTGTTAGCAAACCTATACATCAGTAATATGatgcaattaaaatttaattcgaAATTGGTACCTTTTGCAgatataaataaagtttaaacattacacatttacaccTAAACCAAGCAGTGACGATGATGGAAGCCTCTCTTATAGGCGGCTATTGTGGCGGTGATGCAGAACGACGTGACAAGTTAGTTGGCTGATTTTAGTGGCCAATTGGCTGGTGGTGGTGCGACTGTCGTGGCATGAGTTTGTGCTGCTAGCAACTGCGCTCAGTTACAATTGGTGCGGCTGTGTGGCCGAATGAATGGCGGTAGGTTGTAGTTGCAGTAGCGGTCTTGACAGCTTCCCTATGTATTagtttttttgtgtgttttagaATGTGAAAAGTGTATGTATGTGAGTGTGTGAGTGTGTTATGCGTGTACAGAGTGTGTGTGGTCTCTTTTTAATCTTCAGGTGTTTGGGTTGGCATGGATAAGGCTCCGAACCTTGAACCAAATTTGATCGGGCTGTAATCTTTAAGCCAATTTTTTACCCTTACATTTGAgtcaaaacttgaaaattttgagcaGAATCAATCGAGCCAAAAATCGGGTTGGACTTTTTTACCATCCTTATAAAACAATAGCAAGAAAGCATTTATAGTTTTGTGCTTCGAATTTATTATGGATATATTATACAACCTATTGAAAAGCCCTCAGTCAATAGTGTTTAAGGTAGTTTAGAGGGGTATTTTAGAAGTTCTTAAATGATTCATACAATGCGGATGTGGAGggtgaagaggaagaagagagGTGACGAGAGAATAGAGAAGAAGATGgtgagagaagaaaaagtgatgcagaagaagatgaagaaaagaataaaaaaaatgaatcacgaaagaaaagaagaaacataaataattaagcaaTTTAGGGACCAGAAAAAATATCGAAAAGAGAAGGCGAGGGTAAGAATAGAGATGACAATTAAATCCTGATCCGGCCCATCTCTGCAAGGATCCGAAAGATCTGAATCCGGAAAAATCCGGAtttgtatattaaaaaatgcgGATCTGAATATGAAATTTAGGATTCGCACGGATTTGGATTCGGATTCGGATGCACATGCATCTGGAAAACCGAATATCCGGAttggaataaattttttaaaattaaaaattaagtaaaaaatgtatattaaaaattacaagaaaaattaaaaaataaattttatttgtggatttatgaTGTTGTTGTATATTGTTcatgttgaattattaattgttggattatgattgaattttatttgatattattagataaattattgaattttattttaaattcaaaattaaattaaaaatatatattaaaaattaaataaaaaattaaaaaaattaaattttatttgtggatttatgatgttgtgtatatttttcatgttgaattattaattgttagattatgattgaattttatttgatattattaggtaaattattaaattttattttaaattaaaaatatacattgaaagtgaaataaaaaataaaaaattaatttttatttgtagattTATGAGCTTATTGTATGTTATtcatgttaaattattaattgttgaattatgattggattttatttgatattattaggtaaattattgaatttttaaattatatattaaattattgaattttaattttttcggATCCGACATCTTTTTTGCGGATCCGGCTATAGGAATATGAATCCAGATCTGGATTTTTCCAACCCTAGGTAAGAGACGACGACGAGTGTGGGTGTTAAATTTCCAAAGGGTCCTTATAAGCTTGGAAATCGTCTACAAATGGTGTTGAAGTTTAGATTCTTGATAGCATTTTGTCCTATGAATTTGGTGTtggttaaaaataagttttttctcaaaaaaaaactTTCTGGATCGATCTTATATAGTACATAAGAATTCGTAATGTAGAAAATCATACCTTAACAATCCGAGATGATGAACAATCAAAATTACTCtaggctcccagatcacgatccgtcaccaccacacTTGTTTGATCACGATCCGTCCCTAAATAATCTTTCAGGCtatgactcaggtttgatATGAATTGATGTGTGGGCGTCTTTATCACCACAAAAAGCAACTAGTAAGAGAAAATATTcctctcaaaattagagagaaaaaatctttttctttaatctgtATAATgtggcttctttttttttgttgagaaAACAAGcccttttatatctctatttattggaaaccctaggctccatatttattaattttttaattctattaaatcacattatatttaagttaaaaacaaTACTTGTTCTTGTGTTATAGGGatccaccttgtaaaataacacaaggccCCTTACATACAAGcatattaaatggagcctcccactaaataatatatttaggcttttaacccaaataactagttatcttacttattaatccagtagcaGTGCAgttaattaaatgagctaactcGGGGATCACATGGGTACATACAATaatggctacaataattaggacTGTAATTAAACttgcccaattatttaattccaaatctactccactaaaatattggaattgacctccataattgtatacTATCTGGGATAGTATTTTCGAATAATAATTAGACCCATGctacattgatttctttactgtaTAATCTTTTGTACcgcatcgttaattaaatcgatatctcaattGTTCAATCAACTTAATTACATCTtcttccttgatacttactagttttctctaatgatcattttcaacatactaaatatgttgacacactttgaccagagaattctatgatcaagtgccaaaaacccatcaa
This window contains:
- the LOC127903730 gene encoding cytochrome P450 83B1-like, whose amino-acid sequence is MDEGGFSSIYMEYWRTNCQTNKMAVELIFILLSLPIFLLFLFQKHKKTFPPGPQGLPIIGNIHQYDTSNPPRYLWELSKKYGPLMCLHFGSLPTLIISSAKMAKEVMKTNDLQFSGRPNLTGQKAFSYKHIDVAFTPYSNYWREMRKICVIHLFNANRLHQFRPVRENEVSRMIEKISKSASASEPANLSEIIMSLLCNLICRIAFSKRCEDDDGQVERVGNKTRFHHILAETQAMAGSFFFSDFFPFMGWVDTLTGKNRRLKKAFEDSDKFYQELVDEHLDPNRPKVDQQQEDIIDVLLRIRKNSETKIDLTWKHIKAVLMDVFVAGTDTSVATLVWSMTNLMRNPATMKKAQEEVRSVAKNKGFVDEDDLETLQYLKAVLKETFRLQPPVPLIPRSTAEECVVDGYKIEAKTLAYVNTLAIGRDSEVWDKPDEFIPERFMGTDCVDFQGQHFELLPFGSGRRICPGISMAMRTLELALANLLYKFDWKMPDGMKNEDLDYDILPGVAMHKKIPLKLMATKFI